The nucleotide sequence CCAAGCTTGGCTTCCCGATCAGCCCTGAGGCCATCACCCAGACCGCTCAGGATGTCGGCGAGCACACCATCATCTCCCGCGCGGGCGGCGCCCCGACGCTGGCGGTCGGCATGGCGCACATCATCTCCTCGGCGGTGGGCGGCAAGGCCATGATGGCCTTCTGGTACCACTTCGCGATCCTGTTCGAGGCCTTGTTCATCCTCACGGCGGTCGATGCGGGCACGCGCGCCTGCCGGTTCATGGTGCAGGACCTGATCGGGCTGGCCGTCCCCGCCTTCAAGGACACGACGTCGTGGGTACCCAGCATCGTGGCGACCGCCATCGCGGTGGGGGCCTGGGGCTACTTCCTGTACCAGGGCGTGACCGACCCGCTGGGAGGCATCAACACCCTGTGGCCGCTCTTCGGCATCTCGAACCAGATGCTGGCCGCTGTGGCGCTGACGCTCTGCACGGTGGTGATCTTCAAGATGAAGCGCGAGCGCTACGCCTTCGTCACCATCATCCCGACCCTGTGGCTCTGCATCTGCACCCTCACGGCCGGCTGGCAGAAGATCTTCTCGGCCGACCCGCGCATCGGCTTCCTGGCGCACGCCGACCGCTACGCGGCGGCCGCCGCCGAGGGCAAGGTGCTGCCGCCGGCCAAGAACGCCGACCAGATGGCACAGATCATCTTCAACGACCGGATCGACGCGGCGCTCGCCGTCGTGTTCATCGGCCTCGTCCTGGCGATCGGCATCTTCGGCATCCTGTCGTGCATCCGGGCACTGCGCGCGGTCGGCTGGACGGCGCGCGAGAGCGATGCGCCCGCGGGCGGGCGCGCGGTTCCGGCGGAGTGAGGCCATGGGATCGTCGCAGAGCCTGATGGAGCGCTGGAAGACGCTGCAGAAGTGCGTCTGCGACGGCGCCCGGCTGATGGTGGGCCAGGGGGATTATGCGGCCTATGCCGAGCACATCCGCCGCACCCACCCGGACCAGCGGCCGATGAGCGAGGTGGAGTTCTTCCGCAACCGCGAGAACGCCCGCTTCG is from Methylobacterium radiodurans and encodes:
- a CDS encoding YbdD/YjiX family protein, which codes for MGSSQSLMERWKTLQKCVCDGARLMVGQGDYAAYAEHIRRTHPDQRPMSEVEFFRNRENARFGVGNTNGFRCC